Proteins encoded in a region of the Streptomyces sp. NBC_01471 genome:
- a CDS encoding tetratricopeptide repeat protein — MTDQALDAVDRVTTSDAGRTAGHFFGRQRELKALRADIERAGLDTMAGRKGARPRVLLIAGKPGSGRSALATELAGQLAADYPDGVLNARLTTPGGDRVPTGDTARQLLGALGLPAPAGAAADDLTELVREALAGRRVLLVLDDAADAGQVDPFLPDVSDSLVVAVSTGPLTGIPDVRPCTLGGLDTGSAVGLLGHFAGAVRITVDPRTAEALAEECGGQPAALVLLGGRLAATPKLSVADVAQQFRNLPDEADEPAVARPLARAFRFVYASLPQPAARILRLLALAPAGLADAHTASALAGCSVSAARATLEDFAGLGLLRARPEGQFEVPGCLAPLLSALMEAQDRPGEVQLARARLLERTVRLLQSCRAVTDPDGSPSRRKLAGLPRTLRFANVPAAAEWLRLREPALLASARLAVADGELDTLARRLVAAFVRALTAHRGAEAAAAELYGLHQLVLGVAERRGLHREQAAALLNLADLDARTGRTHDALTRYRAALDAGRAANDPYATGRATESVGGAYQELGDWQRACDWYGRALSQRQARGELADESRLYGRLGAVHTYAGHYADALRSWRAAVAGYRRVGDLPAQARALSEVARVQEYAGRPEESLRTCTEAVEWARRADDVRLQAALHLRLADTLERLGDSAAAQLHRGSAERLLAD; from the coding sequence GTGACGGATCAGGCGCTGGACGCGGTCGACCGGGTCACGACGTCGGACGCCGGCCGGACAGCCGGTCACTTCTTCGGCAGGCAGCGGGAGTTGAAGGCGCTGCGCGCCGACATCGAACGGGCCGGTCTGGACACCATGGCCGGCCGCAAGGGCGCTCGCCCCCGGGTCCTGCTCATCGCGGGGAAGCCGGGATCGGGGCGGAGCGCACTCGCCACCGAACTGGCCGGACAGCTCGCCGCCGACTACCCGGACGGGGTGCTGAACGCCAGGCTCACCACGCCCGGCGGCGACCGGGTGCCCACCGGGGACACCGCCCGTCAGCTGCTCGGCGCGCTCGGTTTGCCGGCACCCGCGGGCGCCGCCGCCGACGACCTCACCGAGCTGGTGCGCGAGGCACTGGCCGGACGCCGGGTGCTGCTCGTCCTGGACGACGCGGCCGATGCCGGACAGGTCGACCCGTTCCTCCCCGACGTCTCGGACTCCCTGGTCGTGGCCGTCTCGACCGGCCCGCTGACCGGCATCCCCGACGTCAGGCCCTGCACGCTCGGCGGTCTGGACACCGGGTCCGCCGTGGGACTGCTCGGTCACTTCGCGGGCGCGGTCCGCATCACCGTGGACCCGCGGACCGCAGAGGCGCTGGCCGAGGAGTGCGGCGGCCAGCCCGCCGCACTGGTGCTGCTCGGCGGCCGGCTCGCCGCAACGCCCAAGCTGTCGGTCGCGGACGTCGCCCAGCAGTTCCGGAACCTCCCCGACGAAGCCGACGAGCCCGCGGTCGCCCGTCCGCTGGCCCGCGCCTTCCGCTTCGTGTACGCCTCCCTCCCGCAGCCGGCCGCCCGGATACTGCGGCTGCTCGCCCTCGCCCCCGCCGGACTGGCCGACGCGCACACGGCGTCCGCGCTGGCCGGCTGTTCGGTGTCCGCCGCCCGGGCCACGCTGGAGGACTTCGCCGGGCTCGGACTGCTGCGTGCCCGCCCGGAGGGGCAGTTCGAGGTGCCGGGCTGTCTCGCCCCACTGCTCAGCGCGCTGATGGAGGCCCAGGACCGGCCCGGCGAGGTGCAGCTGGCCAGGGCGCGCCTCCTTGAGCGGACCGTGCGGCTGCTCCAGTCCTGCCGTGCGGTCACCGACCCGGACGGCTCGCCGTCCCGCCGGAAACTGGCGGGGCTGCCCCGCACACTGCGCTTCGCCAACGTCCCGGCCGCCGCGGAGTGGCTCCGGCTGCGGGAGCCCGCGCTCCTCGCGAGCGCCCGGCTGGCCGTCGCGGACGGCGAGCTCGACACGCTGGCCAGACGGCTGGTCGCCGCGTTCGTACGGGCCCTGACCGCACACCGCGGCGCCGAGGCCGCCGCTGCCGAGCTGTACGGGCTCCACCAGCTGGTCCTCGGTGTCGCGGAGCGGCGCGGGCTGCACCGGGAGCAGGCGGCGGCGCTGCTGAACCTCGCCGATCTCGACGCACGGACCGGTCGCACCCACGACGCCCTGACCCGCTACCGGGCCGCGCTGGACGCGGGACGCGCGGCGAACGACCCGTACGCGACCGGCCGGGCGACGGAATCCGTCGGCGGTGCCTACCAGGAGCTGGGGGACTGGCAGCGGGCCTGCGACTGGTACGGACGGGCGCTCTCCCAGCGGCAGGCGCGGGGGGAGCTGGCGGACGAGTCCCGGCTCTACGGACGGCTCGGGGCCGTGCACACCTATGCGGGCCACTACGCCGACGCGCTGCGCAGCTGGCGGGCCGCGGTGGCCGGATACCGGCGCGTGGGGGACCTGCCGGCCCAGGCGCGGGCGCTCAGTGAGGTGGCCCGGGTGCAGGAGTACGCGGGGCGCCCCGAGGAGTCGCTCCGCACCTGCACGGAGGCGGTGGAGTGGGCCCGGCGCGCCGATGACGTGCGGCTTCAGGCGGCGCTGCACCTGCGGCTGGCGGACACCCTGGAGCGGCTGGGCGACTCCGCCGCCGCTCAGCTGCACCGCGGTTCGGCTGAGAGATTGCTGGCTGATTAG